From one Candidatus Dadabacteria bacterium genomic stretch:
- the trpC gene encoding indole-3-glycerol phosphate synthase TrpC, whose translation MILDDIVAFKKQELDEAKKKLPLEELVSAAADRSPAIDFAALHAETRGVKIISEIKRASPSKGVIRDDFDHFSIAREYEASGAFALSVLTDRKFFGGDISYLSDIRTHSALPILRKDFTIDPYQVYEARCHGADLVLLIVAVLDRGQIEEYLSLAGSLGMNCIVEVHGEEELETALLAGSEIIGINNRDLRTFDVSLDTSKRLSGMVPEGKIIISESGISSVDDMEGLMACGIDTFLIGETFMKAESPGEALRGFLC comes from the coding sequence ATGATTCTTGACGATATAGTTGCGTTTAAAAAACAGGAACTGGATGAGGCGAAAAAAAAGCTTCCTCTCGAAGAACTCGTGTCCGCCGCCGCGGACCGTTCCCCGGCCATTGATTTTGCCGCTCTTCACGCAGAGACCCGGGGGGTGAAGATAATATCGGAAATAAAACGGGCTTCTCCTTCCAAGGGAGTCATAAGGGATGATTTCGATCATTTCTCTATTGCCCGAGAGTATGAAGCCTCGGGGGCTTTTGCGCTTTCGGTTCTTACCGACCGCAAGTTCTTCGGAGGGGATATTTCCTACCTCTCCGATATAAGAACTCACTCGGCGCTTCCGATTCTGAGAAAGGATTTCACCATAGACCCCTACCAGGTCTATGAGGCAAGGTGCCACGGGGCTGACCTCGTGCTTCTTATAGTCGCCGTACTGGACCGCGGGCAGATAGAGGAATATCTTTCTCTCGCGGGTTCCCTAGGAATGAACTGCATCGTGGAGGTGCACGGCGAGGAGGAACTCGAAACCGCCCTGCTGGCGGGAAGCGAAATAATCGGCATAAATAACAGAGACCTTCGGACATTTGATGTTTCGCTTGACACCTCAAAGAGGCTTTCCGGCATGGTGCCTGAAGGGAAAATCATAATAAGCGAAAGCGGCATATCGTCGGTCGACGATATGGAAGGACTTATGGCCTGCGGTATAGACACTTTTCTTATAGGAGAAACATTTATGAAAGCCGAAAGCCCCGGGGAGGCTCTTCGCGGTTTTCTATGCTGA